Part of the Penicillium digitatum chromosome 4, complete sequence genome is shown below.
ATATATACCAAATAACGTTCGCTCTTAAATACGACGTCATCGAAATACTCGCGTTCGGATGAATGTACACGATTTCGCTCCCGAGCAACATCTGCGATCACATGCCGATGAACACCATGTGACGCAGAAAACCTCCGGGACAACTCGGTCCGGATATGACTCTTGAGAACCCTACGAGATATGGATGATCAGAGTCAGCCGCGGCTGATTGGAGTTTCCGGTGCATACGGAGAGTATTTTTACGGCCACCTTCGGGTGAAGCAGGGGAGGTGAAAGATGGGATGAAAGATGCTCATGGTTTGGGACATTAGATTCAGGAATTGGTCATTATCGTTCTTAAACAAGGAGCCATATAACTGTCAGATTCCCTCCCCCAAGACTGAAATTAAGAGCCTGATAAAGACTCGGTGTGCGGCATATGCCGTTGcaagtgagattgagggTGCCGAACATCAACCAAGATAAGCTTAAAAGGACGGGGAGCGGGGAATGTCGGCCGAGAGGAAGAGTTTCCCGTGGGAAACTCCTGAAGTCAACAGGTTCAACATGGGAAAAAATGTGAATCAAGGGCAACAAGGGCAACGTTAAAGAGACACGGTCAAATGGGGGTTCGGCTTATCGCTGCGGGTCCAGAACAACCGCGGTAACTTCTGTGACTCTGACGTATTTGATATCCTCGGGCAGATGGGCTATAGAAACAATATTAGGATTCGCTTTCCTCTGTTCTCTAATTTCTACAAATTATATTTGATACTGCTTCTGTACATGGAATACCCATAGTTTTCTATTCTATTCCATACCTCTACATCTTCTATACCCTCACAGATATCATGTCTCTTATCGACACACAGCTCAAGGATGTCGCTATCCTGGGCACCATTAACAATGATGCTCGCAAGATTCTAACCAAAGAGGCGTGTGCCTTTTTGGCTCTGTTGCACCGCACCTTTAACCCCACCCGCAAAGCTCTTCTCCAGCGCCGTATCGATCGCCAGGCCGAGATCGATAAGGGCCACCTTCTCGACTTCCTCCCCCAGACTAAGCACATCCGTGAGAATGATGCTTGGAAGGGTGCTCCTCCTGCTCCAGGTCTCGTAGACCGTCGTGTCGAGATCACTGGTCCAACCGACCGGAAGATGGTGGTGAACGCGCTGAACTCTGATGTCTGGACTTATATGGCTGATTTCGAGGATTCGAGCGCCCCGACTTGGGACAACATGGTGAACGGCCAGGTTAACCTGTACGATGCTATTCGCCGGCAGATCGATTTCAAGCAGGGTGATAAGGAGTACAAGTTGCGAACTGACCGCACCTTGCCCACTCTGATTGCTCGTGCTCGGGGCTGGCACTTGGAGGAGAAACACTTCACCGTGAACGGCGAAGCCATCTCCGGCGGTCTGTTTGATTTCGGTCTGTACTTCTTCCACAACGCCAAGGAGCTGGTCGCCCGCGGTGCCGGTCCTTACTTCTACCTCCCCAAGATGGAGTCACACTTGGAGGCTCGTCTCTGGAACGACGTCTTCAACCTGTCCCAGGATTACATTGGTCTGCCTCGTGGAACCATCCGTGGAACCGTTCTGATTGAGACCATCACCGCCGCATTTGAGATGGACGAGATTATCTACGAGCTCCGCGATCACAGCTCCGGTCTCAACTGCGGCCGCTGGGATTACATCTTCTCCTTCATCAAGAAGTTCCGCAACCACCCCACCTTCGTCCTCCCCGATCGTTCCGATGTAACCATGACCGTGCCTTTCATGGATTCCTACGTGAAGCTCCTCATCAAGACCTGCCACCGGCGTGGCGTTCACGCCATGGGTGGTATGGCCGCACAGATCCCCATCAAGAACGACCCCGCCGCCAACGACAAGGCCATGGAGAGTGTTCGTGCCGACAAGCTGCGCGAGGTGCGCGCCGGCCACGATGGCACCTGGGTTGCCCACCCTGCACTGGCCTCGATCGCCTCTgacatcttcaacaagtACATGCCTACTCCCAACCAGCTGTTCGTCCGCCGCGAGGAAGTGAACATTACCGCTACCGACCTCCTCAACACCCACGTCCCCGGCAAGATCACCGAGGAAGGCATCCGCAAGAACCTGAACATCGGTCTCAGCTATATGGAAGGCTGGCTCCGCGGCGTCGGCTGTGTGCCCATCAACTTCCTCATGGAGGACGCCGCTACAGCCGAGGTTTCCCGCAGCCAGCTTTGGCAGTGGACCCGACATAACGTCACCACCGCCGAGGGCAAGCGCGTGGATAAGGAGTTTGCGCTACGTCTGCTGCAGGAGCAGGCTGATGGTTTGGCGGCTAAGGCTGGCTCGGGAAATAAATACCAGCTTGCTGCTCAGTACTTTGCTGGCCAGGTTACTGGTGAGGATTACGCAGATTTCTTGACCAGCTTGCTGTACAATGAGATCTCCTCTGCTGGTAGTGCTGCTAAACTTTGAGCGTGGCAGTGATTTTTTATGATGATGAAT
Proteins encoded:
- a CDS encoding Malate synthase; this translates as MSLIDTQLKDVAILGTINNDARKILTKEACAFLALLHRTFNPTRKALLQRRIDRQAEIDKGHLLDFLPQTKHIRENDAWKGAPPAPGLVDRRVEITGPTDRKMVVNALNSDVWTYMADFEDSSAPTWDNMVNGQVNLYDAIRRQIDFKQGDKEYKLRTDRTLPTLIARARGWHLEEKHFTVNGEAISGGLFDFGLYFFHNAKELVARGAGPYFYLPKMESHLEARLWNDVFNLSQDYIGLPRGTIRGTVLIETITAAFEMDEIIYELRDHSSGLNCGRWDYIFSFIKKFRNHPTFVLPDRSDVTMTVPFMDSYVKLLIKTCHRRGVHAMGGMAAQIPIKNDPAANDKAMESVRADKLREVRAGHDGTWVAHPALASIASDIFNKYMPTPNQLFVRREEVNITATDLLNTHVPGKITEEGIRKNLNIGLSYMEGWLRGVGCVPINFLMEDAATAEVSRSQLWQWTRHNVTTAEGKRVDKEFALRLLQEQADGLAAKAGSGNKYQLAAQYFAGQVTGEDYADFLTSLLYNEISSAGSAAKL